The Tepidibacter aestuarii genome contains a region encoding:
- a CDS encoding ABC-F family ATP-binding cassette domain-containing protein, whose amino-acid sequence MNIITIENISKSYSEKILLEDVSLGIHEGEKIGVLGINGTGKSTLLKIIAEVETYDSGKITKARNANIEYLPQNPDFDGDLTVIEQVFKGTSPVMKLISEYEYTLEKLSQNSEDNNLQTKLLNLNQQMDTMNAWQLESEAKSILTKLGISNFDDKINSLSGGQKKRIALASALINPCDLLILDEPTNHMDNDTIIWLEEYLNNRKGSLIMITHDRYFLDRVVNKIIEVDKGKLYSYLGNYSKFLELKQEREESLIASERKRKSIYRKELEWIRRGARARSTKQKARIDRFEQLKEDKLEVNDNSIDVFVGSSRLGKKVIEINNISKSFGSKKILSDFEYTISKGDRVGIIGNNGCGKSTLINMIVGNIKPDIGNIDIGTTVKIGYFSQENEHMDENLRVIEYIKEEAECMYTADNKHISASTMLERFLFTKDAQWSLISKLSGGEKRRLYLLRVLMKSPNVLILDEPTNDLDIQTLTILEDYLDEFDGSVITVSHDRYFLDRVVNKILSFKGDSKIEHYVGNYSDYKEFCSQNEEVVVKEIVKKKDKNSYKKKDTRLKFTFKEQKEYEEIDGVIEKLESDISNVDESINGCGSDFEKLQKLTKQKEELEVVLEEKLERWEYLNDLAERIENQ is encoded by the coding sequence ATGAATATAATAACTATAGAAAATATATCTAAAAGCTATTCTGAAAAAATTTTACTGGAGGATGTTTCTCTTGGAATACATGAAGGAGAAAAAATAGGGGTTCTAGGGATAAATGGAACAGGAAAGTCTACGCTTCTAAAAATAATAGCTGAGGTTGAAACTTATGATAGTGGAAAGATAACAAAGGCCAGAAATGCGAATATAGAATATTTACCACAAAATCCAGATTTCGATGGAGATTTAACTGTAATAGAGCAGGTTTTCAAAGGAACATCTCCTGTTATGAAGCTTATAAGTGAATATGAATATACACTTGAAAAGTTAAGTCAAAATTCAGAAGATAATAATTTGCAAACTAAGCTTTTAAATTTAAATCAACAAATGGACACTATGAATGCATGGCAGCTTGAAAGTGAAGCAAAGAGCATACTTACAAAGCTAGGGATATCTAATTTTGATGATAAGATAAATAGTTTATCTGGTGGACAGAAGAAGAGAATAGCGCTTGCAAGTGCGCTTATAAATCCATGTGATCTTCTTATACTAGATGAGCCTACTAACCATATGGATAATGATACTATAATATGGCTTGAAGAATATTTAAATAATAGAAAAGGATCTCTTATTATGATAACTCATGATAGGTATTTCTTAGATAGAGTTGTAAATAAGATAATAGAGGTTGATAAAGGTAAGTTATATTCTTATTTAGGAAATTATAGTAAGTTTTTAGAGTTAAAACAAGAAAGAGAAGAAAGCTTAATTGCATCTGAGAGAAAAAGAAAAAGTATTTATAGAAAAGAGTTAGAGTGGATAAGAAGAGGTGCTAGAGCTAGAAGTACTAAGCAAAAGGCTAGAATAGACAGGTTTGAGCAGTTGAAAGAGGACAAGCTTGAAGTGAATGATAACAGCATAGATGTATTTGTCGGTAGTTCAAGGCTTGGTAAAAAAGTAATAGAGATAAATAATATATCAAAGAGTTTTGGTTCTAAGAAGATACTTAGTGATTTTGAGTACACAATATCTAAAGGTGATAGAGTTGGTATAATTGGTAACAATGGATGTGGAAAATCAACTCTTATAAATATGATTGTTGGAAATATAAAACCTGATATTGGAAATATAGACATAGGGACTACTGTTAAGATTGGATATTTTTCTCAAGAAAATGAACATATGGACGAAAATCTAAGAGTTATAGAGTATATAAAAGAAGAAGCAGAGTGCATGTATACGGCTGATAACAAACATATAAGTGCATCTACTATGCTTGAAAGATTTTTATTTACTAAAGATGCGCAATGGTCGTTAATATCTAAATTATCTGGTGGAGAAAAGAGAAGATTATACTTACTTAGAGTACTTATGAAATCCCCAAATGTGCTTATTTTAGATGAGCCTACTAATGATTTGGATATTCAGACTTTGACAATACTTGAAGACTATTTAGATGAGTTTGATGGAAGTGTTATAACGGTATCTCATGATAGATACTTCCTTGATAGAGTAGTGAATAAAATACTATCGTTTAAAGGTGATTCTAAGATAGAGCATTATGTTGGAAACTATTCAGACTATAAGGAGTTTTGTAGTCAAAATGAAGAAGTGGTAGTTAAGGAAATTGTTAAAAAGAAAGATAAGAACTCGTATAAGAAAAAAGATACAAGACTTAAGTTTACGTTTAAAGAGCAAAAGGAATATGAAGAAATAGATGGAGTTATTGAAAAATTAGAAAGTGATATATCTAATGTGGATGAGTCTATAAATGGTTGTGGAAGTGATTTTGAGAAGCTACAAAAGTTAACTAAGCAAAAAGAAGAGTTAGAGGTTGTTTTAGAAGAAAAACTAGAGAGATGGGAATATTTGAATGATTTAGCTGAAAGAATAGAAAATCAATAA
- a CDS encoding nucleotidyltransferase — MKVLGLIVEYNPFHNGHMHHLLESKKKSGATHTVAIMSGHFLQRGEPALFDKWTRAKAAVESGVDLVIELPTLYATQSAEFFSHGAISTLNSTNSIDSICFGSEIGDIDILYQISQILVDEPEEFKQHLKYHLNEGLLFPTARSKALFKYISNNKILNITENSLYEVLNSSNNILGIEYIKSIIKLKSSIKPYTIQRIKSEYNSTDINSSICSATAIRQSLKSNENLEDLINVVPNTTYKLMESQIDNNFNPVFDDYFYNILIGTILREEKNINKYFDVNEGIENKIINSIMNTSSLDELLMSVKSKRYTMTKIKRILTNILLSIKKEDVIKAKNTDNIPYIRILAFNDKGREIIRNIKKNSDVTIINKLSSVNIKDENLKLFLNYDIKSTNLYNIMYYKNRKDKIKGYMDYYISPIYVKKT; from the coding sequence ATGAAAGTTTTAGGATTAATCGTTGAATATAACCCATTTCACAACGGCCATATGCACCATCTTTTAGAGTCAAAGAAAAAATCAGGTGCTACTCATACAGTAGCTATAATGAGCGGTCATTTTTTACAAAGAGGAGAACCTGCTTTATTTGATAAATGGACAAGGGCTAAAGCTGCTGTTGAATCAGGCGTTGATCTTGTAATAGAACTGCCTACATTATATGCAACTCAAAGTGCTGAATTTTTTAGCCATGGCGCCATATCTACATTAAACAGCACAAACTCAATAGACAGTATTTGTTTTGGAAGCGAAATAGGAGATATAGATATTTTGTATCAAATAAGCCAGATATTAGTTGATGAACCAGAAGAATTTAAACAACATCTTAAATATCATTTAAACGAAGGCCTACTATTCCCCACTGCAAGGTCTAAGGCTTTGTTTAAATACATAAGTAATAACAAAATATTAAATATAACTGAAAATAGTTTATACGAGGTTTTAAATAGTTCTAACAACATACTAGGAATTGAATACATAAAGAGTATAATCAAATTAAAGAGTTCCATAAAACCATATACTATACAAAGAATTAAATCAGAATATAACTCAACAGATATAAATAGTTCTATATGCAGCGCTACTGCTATAAGGCAATCTTTAAAATCTAATGAAAATCTAGAAGATTTAATAAATGTAGTTCCAAATACAACATACAAGCTTATGGAGTCTCAAATAGATAATAACTTCAATCCCGTATTTGATGATTACTTTTATAACATACTAATAGGTACTATATTAAGAGAAGAAAAAAATATAAATAAGTATTTTGACGTTAACGAAGGAATAGAAAACAAAATAATAAACTCTATAATGAATACATCATCACTTGATGAACTTCTTATGAGTGTGAAATCCAAAAGATATACCATGACTAAAATAAAAAGAATACTTACAAATATACTTCTTTCAATAAAAAAAGAAGATGTTATAAAAGCTAAAAATACAGATAATATTCCTTACATCAGAATACTAGCATTTAATGATAAAGGAAGAGAAATAATACGAAATATAAAAAAGAACTCAGATGTTACCATAATAAACAAACTAAGTTCAGTAAATATTAAAGATGAAAACCTAAAATTATTTTTAAATTACGATATAAAAAGTACAAATCTGTACAATATTATGTACTACAAAAACAGAAAAGACAAGATTAAAGGATATATGGATTATTACATATCCCCTATATACGTAAAGAAAACGTAA
- a CDS encoding CvfB family protein, which translates to MFKLGDFNELEIVKERDFGLFLDSEVGEILLPKKYVPDNVDVGDSINVFVYKDSEDRYVATTLIPKAKVGDIAFLEVKDVNQYGAFLDWGLEKELLVPYNQQKEKMKKNRKYIVSIYKDDVSNRIIASQKINKFIEDEDVDLVEGQEVDMMIYEFTDMGIKVIINGKYFGLLYANEVYKNLKVGEVTKGCVKKIREDKKIDVTIRKKINKEIDDAKTRILEELEKYDGVLYLTDKSSPEHIKNSLEMSKGMFKKALGGLYKDGLVKLTSEATYLKK; encoded by the coding sequence ATGTTTAAATTAGGAGATTTTAATGAATTAGAAATAGTAAAAGAAAGAGATTTTGGATTATTCTTAGATTCTGAGGTTGGAGAAATTCTACTTCCTAAAAAATATGTTCCGGATAATGTCGATGTTGGAGATAGTATAAACGTATTCGTATACAAGGATTCTGAAGATAGATATGTAGCTACTACATTGATTCCAAAGGCTAAGGTAGGAGATATAGCTTTTTTAGAAGTTAAGGACGTTAACCAATATGGAGCGTTTCTAGATTGGGGACTTGAGAAAGAGTTATTAGTTCCGTATAATCAACAAAAAGAAAAGATGAAGAAAAATAGAAAGTATATTGTGAGTATATATAAAGATGATGTGAGCAATAGGATAATAGCAAGTCAAAAGATAAATAAATTCATAGAAGACGAAGATGTAGATCTTGTAGAAGGTCAAGAAGTAGATATGATGATATATGAATTTACAGATATGGGAATAAAAGTTATAATAAACGGAAAGTACTTTGGACTTTTATACGCTAATGAGGTATATAAAAACTTAAAGGTTGGAGAAGTTACAAAGGGTTGTGTGAAAAAAATTAGAGAAGATAAAAAAATAGATGTTACTATTAGAAAAAAAATAAATAAGGAAATAGATGATGCTAAGACTAGAATACTAGAGGAGTTAGAAAAATACGATGGAGTTTTATACTTAACTGATAAATCGTCTCCTGAGCATATAAAAAACAGCTTAGAAATGAGTAAAGGAATGTTTAAAAAAGCTCTAGGAGGGCTTTATAAGGATGGTTTAGTAAAACTTACTAGTGAAGCTACATATTTAAAAAAGTAA